The following proteins are encoded in a genomic region of Lachnospiraceae bacterium KM106-2:
- a CDS encoding TPR repeat, with amino-acid sequence MKYRKLCILLSATILAMTGCSSNNASGHYKSGMELFDKGQYEQASEDFAEAIKQNGDRAEYYIAYGMSLVKLKKYDEAVVQFDKVIMKHENQIVHENNKKAYRGKGIAYYEAQKYDKAQKEFEKALKLTELSDLNSDLYLYLGDCQIKNGDYKGAIATYNELIAEDKSEATYYVKRANAYQLLGKSKEAIADYDKAIEYDDDNYDIYFGKYFMLLAEGDKSGASEVLTQALAIKNDEADLFNIARIHYYQKDYNNALSEFNNVSSKNANAYFYIGQIYYSKKDYTNAKKSYEKYIKKVDRVQEVSVYNQLAMCELKNEEYEKAYQYVEKGLSYQDASLAKVLSFNEVICLEKIGEYDKAYKKAVAYMEKYNSDKEMKKELEFLETRVGE; translated from the coding sequence ATGAAATATAGAAAATTATGTATTCTCTTATCCGCGACGATACTCGCAATGACAGGATGTAGTAGTAATAATGCTTCCGGCCATTATAAGTCAGGGATGGAGCTTTTTGATAAAGGTCAATATGAGCAGGCCAGTGAAGATTTTGCTGAGGCAATTAAGCAAAATGGAGATCGTGCAGAATATTATATTGCATATGGAATGTCGCTCGTTAAGTTGAAGAAGTATGATGAAGCAGTCGTACAATTCGATAAGGTCATTATGAAACATGAGAATCAAATTGTGCATGAAAATAATAAGAAGGCATACCGAGGAAAAGGAATTGCTTATTATGAGGCACAAAAATACGATAAGGCACAAAAGGAATTTGAAAAAGCGCTTAAGTTAACAGAATTAAGTGACTTAAATAGTGATCTTTATTTATATTTAGGAGATTGTCAGATCAAGAATGGCGATTATAAAGGAGCCATCGCAACATATAATGAATTAATAGCTGAGGATAAGAGCGAAGCAACCTATTATGTGAAGCGTGCCAATGCATATCAATTACTAGGAAAGTCGAAAGAAGCGATTGCGGATTATGATAAAGCGATTGAATATGATGATGATAATTATGATATCTATTTTGGGAAATACTTTATGTTGTTAGCAGAAGGCGATAAATCTGGTGCATCAGAAGTGCTTACCCAAGCCTTAGCAATTAAAAATGATGAAGCAGATTTATTCAATATTGCCAGAATTCATTATTATCAAAAAGACTATAATAATGCATTGAGTGAATTTAACAATGTTTCCAGTAAAAATGCTAATGCTTATTTTTATATTGGACAGATCTATTACTCAAAGAAAGATTATACGAATGCGAAAAAGAGTTATGAGAAGTATATTAAGAAAGTAGATCGTGTTCAAGAAGTTAGCGTATATAATCAACTTGCAATGTGTGAATTAAAGAATGAAGAATATGAGAAAGCTTATCAGTATGTTGAAAAAGGACTTTCTTATCAAGATGCCTCGTTAGCGAAAGTTTTGAGTTTTAACGAAGTAATCTGTTTAGAAAAAATCGGAGAATATGACAAGGCTTATAAGAAAGCAGTTGCCTACATGGAAAAATATAATAGCGATAAAGAAATGAAGAAGGAACTGGAATTCTTAGAAACCAGAGTAGGAGAATAG
- a CDS encoding GTP-binding protein HflX, which translates to MAELYDIEEVKERVILVGVADYDNDDTKESLDELEELAKTANAETVAKVIQNRDRIHPGTYIGKGKIEEVRLLAEQLHATCIVCDDELSPAQLKNLEDALQLKVIDRTVMILDIFAGRATTREGKIQVELAQLRYRATRLVGLRSSLSRLGGGIGTRGPGEKKLEMDRRLIKDRISQLKKELAGVTQARETLRAQRSKNPIPIVAIVGYTNAGKSTLLNTLTNAGVLEEDQLFATLDPTTRKLQLESGQEILLTDTVGFIRKLPHHLIEAFKSTLEEAKYADIILHVVDCSNPVYDKQMHIVYETLHNLGVKDKPIITAFNKVDRLEEEISLKDLKADKTIKISAKNGINLDGLLNTFEEVLRDRKVLIERLFSYNDAGKIQFIRKYGQLLEEEYKEDGIYVKAYLPKELEGQL; encoded by the coding sequence ATGGCAGAACTTTATGATATAGAAGAAGTAAAAGAGCGTGTGATCTTAGTTGGTGTAGCCGACTATGATAACGATGATACAAAAGAGTCACTCGATGAGCTAGAGGAACTTGCAAAGACAGCAAATGCAGAAACCGTTGCAAAAGTGATTCAGAATCGTGACCGTATTCATCCTGGAACATATATTGGAAAAGGAAAGATTGAAGAGGTCAGATTATTAGCAGAACAATTACATGCAACTTGCATCGTATGTGATGATGAATTATCACCAGCACAGCTTAAGAACTTAGAAGATGCACTTCAACTTAAAGTAATTGATCGTACTGTTATGATCTTGGATATCTTTGCAGGAAGAGCCACTACGAGAGAGGGTAAGATTCAAGTCGAGTTAGCGCAGTTAAGATACCGTGCTACAAGATTGGTCGGATTAAGAAGTTCACTCTCAAGACTTGGTGGTGGAATTGGAACCAGAGGACCTGGTGAGAAGAAATTAGAGATGGATCGTCGTCTGATCAAAGATCGTATCTCTCAATTAAAGAAAGAATTAGCAGGTGTTACTCAAGCAAGAGAGACCTTACGAGCACAAAGAAGTAAGAATCCGATCCCGATCGTAGCAATCGTTGGATATACCAATGCAGGAAAGTCAACGTTACTTAATACGTTAACGAATGCCGGTGTCTTAGAAGAAGATCAATTATTTGCAACACTTGATCCGACAACGAGAAAATTACAATTAGAGAGCGGACAGGAGATCCTTCTTACTGATACGGTTGGATTTATTCGTAAATTACCTCATCATTTGATCGAAGCATTTAAGAGTACGTTAGAAGAGGCAAAATATGCCGATATCATTCTTCATGTTGTAGATTGCTCTAATCCTGTTTATGATAAGCAGATGCATATTGTCTATGAGACATTGCACAATCTTGGAGTAAAGGACAAACCAATCATCACAGCGTTTAATAAAGTTGATCGTTTAGAAGAGGAAATCTCATTAAAAGATTTAAAGGCTGATAAAACGATAAAGATCAGTGCTAAAAATGGTATTAATCTAGATGGTCTGTTAAATACCTTTGAAGAAGTATTAAGAGACCGAAAGGTGTTAATTGAAAGACTGTTTAGCTACAATGATGCAGGGAAAATTCAATTTATAAGAAAATATGGACAATTGTTAGAAGAAGAGTATAAAGAAGATGGAATCTATGTAAAAGCATATCTTCCAAAGGAATTAGAGGGACAATTGTAA
- a CDS encoding ribonucleotide reductase of class III (anaerobic), large subunit, whose protein sequence is MIQVIKRDGEIAKFDLSKISDAIGKAFVATNKVYTEDIINLLSLRVTSDFQDKAHDDQISVESIQDSVEHVLEQTGYTDVAKAYILYRKNREKIRNMKSTILDYKELVNSYVQEEDWRVKENSTVTYSVGGLILHNSGSITANYWLSEIYDEEIAEAHRNADLHIHDLSMLTGYCAGWSLKQLIKEGLGGITGKITSSPASHLSTLCNQMVNFLGIMQNEWAGAQAFSSFDTYLSPFVKVDHLTYKEVKQCIQSFIYGVNTPSRWGTQAPFSNITIDWIVPDDLRNLPCIVGGKEQNFTYGDCKKEMDMVNKAFIEIMLEGDANGRGFQYPIPTYSITKDFDWSDTENNRLLFEMTSKYGTPYFSNYINSDMQPSDVRSMCCRLRLDLRELRKKTGGFFGSGESTGSIGVVTINMPRIAYLSENELDFFRRLDHMMDLAARSLKVKREVISKLLKEGLYPYTKRYLGSFENHFSTIGLIGMNEVGLNASFLGRDLTHKETQDFTIKVLNHMRQRLSDYQEQYGDLYNLEATPAESTAYRLAKHDKEKYPDIKTAGKEGDTPYYTNSSHLPVDATNDIFDALDIEDPLQVLYTSGTVFHAFLGEKLPDWRAAAKLVKTIAENYKLPYYTISPTYSICKTHGYLSGEQFTCPYCHQPAEVYSRITGYYRPVQNWNAGKTQEYKNRKVYDTSYQNAIDPKMKEEKDTISIQLEEEEEERYLFTTPTCPNCKLAKNYLSDISYTTVDASQNPELASRYGVMQAPTLVVVRNGQIRKYVNASNIRAFALNQLVCL, encoded by the coding sequence ATGATCCAAGTAATCAAACGTGATGGGGAGATTGCAAAGTTTGATCTATCTAAGATTTCTGATGCGATCGGAAAAGCATTCGTGGCTACCAACAAAGTATATACAGAAGATATCATTAATCTACTCTCATTACGTGTTACATCTGACTTTCAGGATAAAGCACATGATGATCAGATATCGGTAGAATCGATACAAGATAGTGTGGAACACGTCCTAGAGCAGACGGGCTATACTGATGTGGCAAAAGCGTACATTCTTTATCGTAAAAATCGAGAGAAGATCCGTAATATGAAGTCAACCATATTAGATTATAAAGAGTTGGTGAATAGTTATGTACAAGAAGAAGACTGGAGAGTAAAGGAGAATTCTACAGTTACTTATTCTGTCGGGGGTCTGATCCTTCATAATTCGGGATCGATCACAGCAAATTATTGGCTTTCGGAAATATATGATGAAGAGATTGCAGAAGCTCATCGTAATGCTGATCTACATATTCATGATTTGTCCATGCTGACAGGATATTGTGCAGGCTGGTCATTAAAGCAGCTGATAAAAGAAGGACTTGGAGGAATTACCGGGAAGATCACCTCATCACCTGCAAGTCATTTATCTACGCTTTGTAATCAAATGGTGAATTTTTTAGGAATCATGCAGAATGAATGGGCAGGTGCACAAGCATTCTCTTCGTTTGATACTTATCTTTCACCCTTTGTTAAGGTGGACCATTTAACCTATAAAGAAGTAAAACAATGTATTCAATCATTTATCTATGGGGTAAATACACCAAGCCGTTGGGGAACTCAAGCACCATTTTCTAATATTACAATTGATTGGATCGTACCAGACGATCTACGGAATCTTCCTTGTATTGTAGGCGGTAAGGAACAAAATTTTACCTATGGTGACTGTAAGAAAGAAATGGACATGGTCAATAAAGCCTTTATCGAGATCATGTTAGAGGGAGATGCCAATGGAAGGGGATTTCAATATCCGATCCCTACGTATTCTATTACAAAAGACTTTGATTGGTCCGATACCGAGAATAACCGGTTGTTATTTGAGATGACTTCCAAATACGGAACTCCGTATTTCTCTAATTATATTAATAGTGATATGCAGCCAAGTGATGTTCGTTCTATGTGCTGCAGGCTGCGTCTTGATCTTAGAGAACTTCGTAAAAAAACAGGAGGCTTCTTTGGTTCAGGAGAAAGTACAGGTAGTATCGGTGTAGTAACCATTAATATGCCAAGAATTGCTTATCTATCAGAAAATGAGTTGGACTTCTTCCGAAGATTGGATCATATGATGGATCTTGCAGCAAGATCATTGAAAGTGAAACGAGAAGTCATTTCTAAGTTACTAAAAGAGGGACTTTATCCATATACCAAACGGTATCTAGGCAGCTTTGAGAATCATTTCTCTACCATCGGTCTGATCGGAATGAATGAGGTCGGGCTAAATGCCAGCTTTTTAGGACGGGACCTTACACATAAGGAGACACAGGATTTTACAATAAAAGTATTAAATCATATGAGACAGCGTCTATCAGATTATCAGGAACAGTATGGTGATCTCTACAATTTAGAGGCGACACCGGCAGAGTCGACCGCTTATCGATTAGCAAAACATGATAAAGAAAAGTATCCGGACATAAAGACGGCAGGCAAAGAAGGAGATACCCCTTATTATACGAATAGTTCGCATCTTCCTGTGGATGCAACCAATGATATCTTTGATGCTCTTGATATTGAAGATCCCTTACAGGTACTCTATACGTCAGGAACCGTATTTCATGCTTTCCTTGGAGAAAAACTTCCTGATTGGAGAGCCGCAGCAAAGTTAGTAAAGACGATAGCAGAAAATTATAAGCTGCCTTATTATACGATTTCACCAACTTATTCGATTTGTAAAACCCATGGATATTTATCTGGTGAGCAGTTCACCTGTCCTTATTGTCATCAGCCGGCAGAAGTATATAGCAGGATCACGGGATACTATCGTCCGGTTCAAAACTGGAATGCGGGAAAGACACAAGAATATAAGAATCGAAAAGTCTATGATACTTCGTATCAGAATGCAATTGATCCTAAAATGAAAGAAGAGAAAGATACGATATCCATTCAGTTAGAAGAGGAGGAAGAAGAACGTTATCTCTTTACAACACCCACCTGTCCAAACTGCAAATTGGCGAAGAATTATTTGAGTGATATTTCATATACTACAGTTGATGCTAGTCAGAATCCTGAACTGGCAAGCCGTTATGGAGTGATGCAGGCACCAACCCTTGTTGTAGTAAGGAACGGCCAGATCCGAAAATATGTAAATGCATCTAATATCAGGGCATTTGCTTTGAATCAGCTAGTCTGTTTATAA
- a CDS encoding thymidylate synthase produces the protein MSLADKIFIDMCQDIIDNGYSTEGEKVRPKWEDGSSAYTIKQFGVVNRYDLSKEFPALTLRRTGIKSCIDEMLWIWQKKSNNINDLHSHIWDSWADKDGSIGKAYGYQLGVKHQYKEGEMDQVDRVIYDLKNNPYSRRIMTNIYVHQDLHEMNLYPCAYSVTFNVTNNKETGKMKLNAILNQRSQDILAANNWNVCQYAVLVHMLAQVCDMEVGELVHVIADAHIYDRHLPIIKELISRPTYDAPTFWMNPEIKDFYEFTVDDFRLDNYVTGPKVTNIPIAV, from the coding sequence ATGAGTTTAGCAGACAAGATTTTTATTGATATGTGTCAGGATATTATAGATAACGGGTATAGCACCGAGGGCGAGAAGGTACGTCCAAAGTGGGAAGACGGTTCCAGTGCATATACAATTAAGCAATTTGGAGTTGTAAATCGTTATGATCTATCCAAGGAATTTCCTGCTCTTACCCTTCGAAGAACCGGTATTAAAAGCTGTATTGATGAAATGTTATGGATTTGGCAAAAAAAATCTAATAACATCAATGATTTACACAGTCATATTTGGGATAGCTGGGCAGATAAAGATGGTTCCATCGGAAAAGCATATGGTTATCAGTTAGGTGTAAAACATCAATACAAGGAAGGCGAAATGGATCAAGTTGACCGTGTAATTTATGACCTTAAGAATAATCCATATAGCCGTCGTATTATGACAAATATTTATGTACATCAAGATCTTCATGAGATGAATCTATATCCATGTGCATATAGTGTGACTTTTAATGTAACAAACAATAAAGAGACTGGAAAGATGAAATTAAATGCAATCTTAAATCAGCGCTCTCAGGATATTTTAGCAGCAAATAACTGGAATGTATGTCAGTATGCTGTTCTTGTACACATGTTAGCTCAAGTATGCGATATGGAAGTCGGGGAATTAGTTCATGTGATCGCAGATGCACATATCTATGACCGTCATCTTCCAATCATCAAAGAGTTGATCTCTCGTCCAACTTATGATGCACCAACATTTTGGATGAATCCAGAAATTAAAGATTTCTATGAGTTTACCGTAGATGATTTCCGCTTAGATAATTATGTGACAGGACCAAAAGTAACTAATATTCCAATCGCAGTATAG
- a CDS encoding dihydrofolate reductase, with the protein MKLIVAVDSNWGIGKNNQLLVSIPSDMRFFREETTKKVVVMGRKTLESFPGKKPLKDRVNIVITRDNNYKVEGAIVVHSVEEALEAVKDYNTDDVYVIGGATIYEQMLPYCNLAHVTKIDYSYHADTHFPNLDEMEGWEITGESEEQTFYDLEYRFVRYENKAQSAEN; encoded by the coding sequence ATGAAATTAATCGTTGCGGTAGATAGTAACTGGGGAATTGGAAAGAATAATCAATTATTGGTAAGTATTCCTTCGGATATGAGATTCTTTCGTGAAGAGACAACAAAGAAAGTTGTTGTTATGGGACGTAAGACATTAGAATCTTTTCCAGGTAAGAAACCACTTAAAGATCGTGTGAATATCGTGATCACACGCGATAATAATTATAAAGTGGAAGGTGCGATCGTAGTACACAGTGTGGAAGAAGCACTAGAAGCAGTAAAAGATTATAATACAGATGATGTGTACGTGATCGGTGGAGCTACTATTTATGAACAGATGCTTCCATACTGTAATCTTGCTCATGTAACGAAGATTGATTACTCTTATCATGCAGATACTCACTTCCCAAATCTTGATGAGATGGAAGGCTGGGAAATTACTGGCGAAAGTGAAGAACAAACATTTTATGATTTAGAATATCGTTTTGTGCGTTATGAGAATAAGGCACAAAGTGCTGAAAATTAA
- a CDS encoding peptidoglycan N-acetylglucosamine deacetylase — MKKKVGFTLFVIAAFVACYFINNANKDYVKRHETYGQFIKDKDSEAEVAKVSNDKTNELKVDAENELNKTENEEIKKVAYLTFDDGPSDHTKEVLATLKKYNIKATFFMIGEEITPEREAMVKEMVKEGHVIGVHTYCHRKNEMYQNKESCVKDFTKAYDKLVEVTGVKPSVFRFPYGSANCYCNNFCVDVIEEMDKKGLTYYDWNVSAEDAVGHPTTYSIMKNIATFRKYNEPVVLMHDGSSNGLTAKMLPQIIERIKAAGYEFDTVDKRSKPYQWPHDWQK; from the coding sequence ATGAAAAAGAAAGTTGGTTTTACATTGTTTGTCATTGCGGCCTTTGTTGCCTGTTATTTTATAAATAATGCCAATAAAGATTATGTAAAGCGACATGAGACTTATGGCCAATTTATAAAGGACAAAGATTCTGAAGCAGAAGTAGCAAAAGTCTCCAATGACAAAACAAACGAGCTAAAGGTTGATGCAGAAAACGAATTAAATAAAACTGAAAATGAAGAGATTAAAAAGGTTGCCTATTTAACCTTTGATGATGGACCAAGTGATCATACAAAAGAAGTGCTTGCCACATTAAAGAAGTATAATATTAAGGCAACCTTTTTTATGATTGGAGAAGAGATCACGCCAGAGAGAGAAGCCATGGTAAAAGAGATGGTGAAAGAAGGGCACGTGATCGGAGTACATACTTATTGTCATCGTAAAAATGAAATGTATCAGAATAAAGAGTCTTGTGTAAAAGATTTTACCAAGGCTTATGACAAGTTAGTGGAAGTAACGGGAGTAAAGCCAAGTGTTTTTCGGTTTCCTTATGGAAGCGCCAATTGCTATTGCAATAATTTCTGCGTGGATGTTATTGAGGAAATGGATAAGAAGGGACTCACCTATTATGATTGGAATGTAAGCGCAGAGGATGCAGTCGGTCATCCAACCACTTATTCCATTATGAAGAATATTGCAACGTTTAGAAAATATAATGAGCCAGTTGTATTGATGCATGATGGATCAAGCAATGGGCTTACGGCTAAAATGTTGCCACAGATCATCGAACGGATTAAAGCAGCAGGGTATGAATTTGATACCGTGGATAAACGAAGCAAGCCTTATCAGTGGCCACATGATTGGCAGAAATGA
- a CDS encoding spore cortex-lytic enzyme SleC: protein MEKQIVYPAQTDTQSLGRLKVNVTSIVGSRPITDATVSISYTGDPDNRVEEVRTNVVGQTEEVELSAPSVEFSLEPVAEQPYSEYNITISAPGFETLQINGSQILPTVTAVQNAQLLPLDDAVGESEENWVIPPHTLFGEYPPKIAEAEIKPTNETGEIVLSKVVIPEFVVVHAGPPSDRNAQNYYVKYKDYIKNVASSEIYATWPEATIQANVLAIQSFTLNRVYTEWYRNKGYNFTITNSTAYDHFFVPERNIFEPIDRVVDTIFSNYLSRPNVKQPILTQYCDGRNVQCPRWMTQWGSKTLGEQGYSAIEILRNYYGSNMFINTAEEVAGIPASYPGGQLEIGSNGESVRQIQNQLNVIARGYPLIPKVSEDGVYGERTAEAVEVFQEIFGLDKTGIVDYPTWYKISEIYVGVSRIAELV, encoded by the coding sequence ATGGAGAAGCAAATCGTTTATCCAGCTCAGACGGATACCCAGAGCTTAGGAAGGCTGAAAGTAAATGTAACTTCTATCGTTGGCAGCCGTCCAATTACAGATGCCACAGTTTCAATTAGTTATACAGGCGATCCAGATAATCGGGTAGAAGAGGTCCGAACGAATGTGGTTGGACAGACAGAAGAAGTCGAACTGAGTGCTCCTTCTGTTGAATTTAGCCTTGAACCGGTTGCAGAGCAACCTTATTCTGAATATAATATTACGATTTCTGCACCAGGATTTGAAACACTACAGATTAATGGAAGTCAGATACTTCCAACGGTTACGGCCGTTCAGAATGCACAGTTACTGCCTTTAGATGATGCAGTAGGAGAAAGTGAAGAAAATTGGGTGATCCCACCGCATACCTTGTTTGGAGAATATCCTCCAAAAATAGCAGAAGCAGAGATCAAACCAACGAATGAGACGGGAGAGATCGTATTATCCAAAGTCGTAATTCCAGAGTTTGTTGTCGTTCATGCAGGACCACCATCAGATCGAAATGCACAGAATTACTATGTGAAATATAAAGATTATATTAAAAATGTGGCATCAAGTGAAATTTATGCAACATGGCCAGAAGCAACCATTCAGGCAAATGTATTAGCTATCCAGTCATTTACGTTAAATCGTGTTTATACTGAGTGGTATCGAAATAAAGGTTATAATTTTACGATCACAAACTCAACTGCTTATGATCATTTCTTTGTACCAGAGCGTAATATTTTTGAGCCAATTGATAGAGTGGTTGATACTATTTTCTCGAATTACTTATCAAGACCGAATGTGAAACAGCCAATTTTAACTCAATATTGTGATGGTAGAAATGTTCAGTGTCCAAGATGGATGACTCAATGGGGGTCCAAGACCTTAGGTGAGCAGGGATATTCTGCAATTGAGATTTTAAGAAATTACTATGGAAGTAATATGTTTATTAATACAGCAGAGGAGGTAGCGGGAATTCCAGCTTCTTATCCAGGAGGACAATTAGAGATCGGTTCTAACGGTGAGTCGGTAAGACAGATTCAGAATCAGTTAAATGTAATTGCCAGAGGTTACCCACTCATTCCGAAAGTATCGGAAGACGGTGTTTATGGAGAGCGTACCGCAGAAGCAGTGGAGGTATTCCAGGAAATCTTTGGACTTGATAAGACAGGTATCGTTGATTATCCAACTTGGTATAAAATTAGTGAGATTTATGTTGGTGTTAGTAGAATTGCAGAACTAGTATAA
- a CDS encoding methyl-accepting chemotaxis sensory transducer: protein MTKEKHSNEQNITAYVRKNFKGLGLIVGFTVIVALVIIALQTYFTVGLMQKVGVGNQAVKPIAMAAAFFILVIGAGIVFLKKSFKVGMYLENKVNGVSTEVSDMMQKISDGDLHTEFKYLDQDEFTNMFANTQQTVKQLDAYVRNISAVLHYLSLKNMDVNVEINYKGDFAPIKKSLEEIIDSLNTMFHEFNEAIEGIAEGADNVSKTAQSIAEGATTQSTEVKNLVDNINTVTEDVSSNAENAERVSKVSLESLKQVQESNQYMDELLEAMTKIKEQSMEISNIIQVIDGIAEQTNLLSLNASIEAARAGEQGKGFAVVADEIGQLANQCGEAAKTTTDLINKSLQAVERGSELADHTAEYLGNIVTSSTDTADYVGKISAACKQQEDQLHVILDHVKKIEEVVDGNAAASQESTAISEELAAYSERLLQKIDEYKLK, encoded by the coding sequence ATGACAAAAGAGAAACACAGTAACGAGCAGAATATTACTGCTTATGTGAGAAAAAATTTTAAAGGCCTTGGATTGATCGTAGGCTTCACTGTAATTGTTGCATTAGTAATTATCGCACTTCAAACTTATTTTACGGTAGGATTGATGCAAAAAGTAGGTGTCGGAAATCAAGCGGTAAAGCCGATCGCAATGGCGGCTGCATTTTTTATCTTAGTAATAGGCGCTGGAATCGTATTCTTAAAGAAATCATTTAAAGTAGGAATGTATTTAGAGAATAAGGTTAATGGTGTATCAACAGAAGTCAGCGATATGATGCAGAAGATCTCTGACGGTGACCTACATACCGAATTTAAATATTTAGATCAAGATGAATTTACTAATATGTTCGCGAACACCCAGCAGACAGTAAAACAATTAGATGCATATGTAAGAAATATTTCAGCTGTACTTCATTATTTATCATTAAAGAATATGGATGTAAATGTTGAAATTAATTATAAGGGCGATTTTGCTCCGATCAAGAAATCATTAGAGGAGATCATCGATAGCCTTAATACGATGTTCCATGAATTCAATGAAGCAATTGAAGGGATTGCAGAAGGAGCAGATAACGTATCTAAGACAGCTCAGTCCATTGCAGAAGGAGCAACAACACAGTCTACAGAAGTTAAGAATTTAGTAGATAATATTAATACAGTAACGGAAGATGTCAGCTCCAATGCAGAAAATGCCGAACGAGTATCTAAAGTATCTCTAGAGTCTTTAAAACAAGTTCAAGAGAGTAATCAGTACATGGATGAATTATTAGAAGCAATGACAAAGATCAAAGAACAATCCATGGAAATCTCTAATATCATTCAAGTAATCGATGGTATTGCAGAACAGACCAATCTTCTTTCATTAAATGCCTCTATTGAAGCAGCAAGAGCTGGAGAGCAAGGAAAAGGGTTTGCAGTTGTTGCAGATGAAATTGGACAGCTTGCTAATCAGTGTGGAGAAGCAGCTAAGACAACAACAGATTTGATCAACAAGAGCCTTCAAGCCGTAGAACGTGGTTCAGAGCTTGCTGATCATACAGCAGAGTATCTAGGTAATATCGTTACATCTTCTACGGATACAGCAGATTATGTTGGAAAGATCTCAGCTGCATGTAAACAACAGGAAGATCAATTACATGTTATTTTAGATCATGTTAAGAAGATTGAAGAGGTTGTAGATGGAAATGCGGCTGCATCTCAAGAGAGTACCGCGATCAGTGAAGAATTAGCCGCTTATTCTGAACGACTATTACAGAAGATTGATGAATATAAATTAAAATAG
- a CDS encoding carbamoyl-phosphate synthase small chain, with product MKAFLILEDGTTFTGHSIGSSREIISEIVFNTSMTGYLEVLTDPSYAGQAVVMTYPLIGNYGVCYQDMESKKAWPDGYIVREIARTPSNFRCEDSIEKFLKDNDIPGIEGIDTRALTKILREKGTMNGMITTNQNYDLDEVKQRIAAYQVKGVVEKVSCDKAATYQAGDLGTSTVETKYKVALMDFGSKNNIVRSLVRRGCEVTVYPALTKAEDIIKDAPDGIMLSNGPGDPAECVSIIKEIKTLFDSDIPIFAICLGHQLLALANGASTHKMKYGHRGANHPVKDLSTGRVYISSQNHGYVVDENSLDPTVAEVSFINVNDKTVEGVHYLNKNVFTVQFHPEACAGPQDTAFLFDRFINMMEVCK from the coding sequence ATGAAAGCTTTTCTAATACTAGAAGATGGAACGACTTTTACAGGGCATAGTATCGGGTCTAGCCGAGAAATCATCAGCGAAATTGTATTTAATACTTCTATGACAGGTTATCTCGAGGTACTTACAGATCCAAGTTATGCAGGGCAAGCAGTAGTGATGACATATCCATTGATCGGAAATTACGGCGTATGCTATCAAGACATGGAATCGAAGAAGGCATGGCCAGATGGGTATATTGTGCGTGAGATTGCGAGAACACCAAGTAATTTCAGATGCGAAGATAGTATTGAGAAATTTCTAAAAGACAATGATATTCCGGGAATCGAAGGAATCGATACAAGAGCCTTGACTAAGATTTTACGTGAAAAAGGTACTATGAATGGTATGATCACTACCAATCAGAATTATGACTTAGATGAAGTGAAACAAAGAATCGCAGCCTATCAAGTAAAAGGTGTAGTAGAGAAGGTAAGTTGTGACAAGGCCGCTACATATCAGGCAGGTGACTTGGGAACTAGTACAGTGGAGACAAAATATAAAGTTGCGTTAATGGACTTCGGTTCTAAGAACAACATCGTACGTTCTTTAGTAAGACGTGGTTGTGAAGTTACCGTATATCCTGCACTTACCAAAGCAGAAGACATTATTAAGGATGCACCAGATGGTATCATGTTATCAAATGGCCCTGGAGATCCAGCAGAATGTGTAAGTATCATTAAAGAGATTAAGACATTATTTGATTCAGATATTCCAATCTTTGCAATCTGTCTTGGTCATCAGTTATTAGCATTAGCAAATGGTGCTAGTACTCACAAAATGAAATATGGCCATAGAGGTGCCAACCATCCAGTCAAAGATTTAAGTACTGGTCGTGTGTATATCTCCTCTCAAAATCATGGTTACGTAGTTGATGAAAATAGTTTAGATCCAACCGTTGCAGAAGTAAGTTTTATCAATGTAAATGATAAGACAGTAGAAGGTGTTCATTATCTGAACAAGAATGTATTTACTGTTCAGTTCCACCCTGAAGCTTGCGCTGGTCCACAGGATACGGCATTTTTATTCGATAGATTTATCAACATGATGGAGGTGTGCAAATAA